A single region of the Anabaena sphaerica FACHB-251 genome encodes:
- a CDS encoding Hpt domain-containing protein, which yields MKPEQFQKIIGYFVEESQEYLNTIYRAFLNLQNTIDDRDELNEIFRATFSIKGGAAMLGFTSMQKLVYRLEDCLKLLRYPIIADKPLQLLFLDIYNAIHRLVREIKTPDGLTEAKVNEITLNIDTIFTLINSHLLFLIDKSNYRAKITNIDACQTWGYDIPLKLILLDTKTFLCRTFADYFEGLPHVQIVNGSFEDLPFFDCVVTAASSLNSAQNNIDAAILRFFGEDVEKLLQKRIQEEYLGDQPIGTSLIVETNHPLHPFIAHAPALRMQISMAGKDHVYQGLWSTLLAIRQHNRVYCNCIQKQINIVAVPGLGTSLGSVPIDEVARQMSMAYQNFLFSLCPFQNSYQQQSQDLLTVF from the coding sequence ATGAAACCAGAACAATTTCAAAAAATTATAGGCTACTTTGTCGAAGAATCACAAGAATACCTAAACACAATCTATAGAGCTTTCTTAAATTTACAAAACACAATTGATGATAGAGATGAATTAAATGAAATCTTTCGGGCTACTTTTAGTATCAAAGGTGGCGCTGCAATGCTAGGATTTACTAGTATGCAGAAACTTGTCTATCGTTTAGAGGATTGTTTAAAATTACTTCGTTATCCGATTATTGCTGATAAACCTCTACAATTATTATTCTTAGATATCTATAATGCCATCCATAGGTTAGTTCGGGAAATTAAAACTCCTGATGGTTTAACAGAAGCTAAAGTCAATGAGATTACATTAAATATAGATACTATTTTTACACTGATCAATTCTCATTTACTGTTTCTGATTGATAAGTCAAACTATAGAGCCAAAATAACCAACATAGATGCCTGTCAAACTTGGGGTTATGACATCCCATTAAAATTAATTCTGCTAGATACTAAAACTTTTCTGTGTAGAACTTTTGCAGATTATTTTGAAGGCTTACCTCATGTACAAATAGTAAATGGCTCGTTTGAAGACTTACCTTTTTTTGATTGTGTAGTTACTGCGGCTAGTTCTTTAAATTCTGCTCAAAATAATATTGATGCAGCAATTCTGAGATTTTTTGGTGAAGATGTAGAGAAACTTTTGCAAAAACGCATTCAAGAAGAGTATTTAGGAGATCAACCTATCGGTACATCTTTAATTGTGGAAACAAATCATCCTTTACATCCGTTTATTGCTCATGCTCCGGCGCTGAGAATGCAGATATCTATGGCTGGTAAGGATCATGTATATCAAGGTTTGTGGTCAACTTTGTTAGCCATCCGTCAACATAATAGAGTTTACTGCAATTGCATACAAAAGCAAATTAACATAGTTGCTGTTCCCGGTTTAGGGACGAGTCTTGGTAGCGTTCCAATTGATGAAGTTGCTAGACAAATGTCTATGGCATATCAAAATTTTCTTTTCAGTCTTTGCCCCTTCCAAAATTCTTATCAGCAACAAAGTCAGGATTTACTGACAGTATTTTAA